CGGGGTTCAAGTCCCTGTGTAGCCACCAAACATGATAAAGGGCTTACCGAAAGGTAGGCCCTTTTTCTTTGCCTGCGAAAAAGTACGGCCTGTGGGGGCAGCCTTACAGGGCCGCGTCACATCAACGAACACCCGTCACGGCCACAGCCAGACCCAGCCCGATCAGTGCCACGCCGATCACCCGGTCTACCAGCCGCTGCCGCTCGATCATCGCCTTGCGCAGTGCCGTGCTGGAGAAGAACACCGCTACCAGGCTGAACCACACCCAATGGGCAAAGGACATGAACGCGCCATAAGCGAAGTCCAGCGCCAGCGGGCTGCCCGGCTGGACCACCTGGGTGTAGGCGCTGATGACGAAGAGCATGGTCTTGGGGTTCAGGGCATTGGTTAGAAAACCTGTGCGCAGTGCCGCCCACACGCTGGCGCCGGTGTGCTGACCGATACCGTCGAGGCTGATTCGCGTGGCGTTGGTCAGCGACTTGTAGCCCAAGTAGATCAGGTAACCCGCGCCTACCACCTTCATGAACAGGAACAGCGATGGGCTCTGGCTGATGATCACGGCGATGCCCAGCACCGTGTACAGCACATGCACCTGCACGCCCAAGGCGATCCCCACGGCAGCCGCCAGCCCGGCCTTGCGACCCTGTGCATAACTGCTGCGAGTGACCATGGCGAAGTCGGCCCCAGGGCTGATGACGGCGAGGATAGTGAACAGGGCTACAGCGATGAGTTCAGTCATTGGCGGGTCTCGATTGGCGATGAAAATGCACAGACACGCCGATTATCCTGGGCTTATGGGCAGCGAAAAATCGATTTATAGTGGCGGTTATTCGATAGTTTTCCTCACAGAGGTGCAGTGCCTGGTCTGGCCTCTTCGCGGGGCAAGCCCGCTCCCACAGTGCATGTCTGTTATCGGTGGGAGCGGGCTTGCCCCGCGAAGAGGCCAGAACAGGCACCACAAAACCATGAAACTGCCTCCCCTCAACGCCTTCCGCTACTTCGACATCGCCGCCGAAACCGAAAGCTTCGTGCGCGCCGCCGAGCGCCTGCATGTCACTCACGGCGCGGTCAGCCGCCAGGTTCGGCTGCTTGAGGAAAGCCTCGGCATCGAACTGTTCGAACGCCGCAACCGGGCCATTTTTCTCACCGCCGCCGGCCGCGCGCTGCAGGGCACCACCCAGGCCATGTTCGAACAGCTCGAAGGCGCCGTGCAGCGCCTGCAACAGCAGGCGCGCGACAATGTGCTGGTCCTCTCCTGCGAACCCACCATCGCCATGCGCTGGCTGATACCGCGCCTGCCCCGCTTCCACACCGCCCACCCCGACCTGCAACTGCACCTGGTGGCCGCTGGCGGGCCACTGGACTTCACGCGCAGCGGCGTCGATCTGGCACTGCGCCGCGACGACTTCCACTGGGACCGCCAACTCCATCACCGCAAGATCTGCGACGAATGGATCGGCCCGGTCTGCCGCCCTGGCGCCGTCACCGGCCTCGATGGCCAGCGCCTGCTGCACAGCCGCACGCGGCCCAGTGCCTGGCCCACCTGGCTGCGCCTGAGCGAGCAACTGGCCAGCCACACCGAGGAGCACTTCTACCTGTCGATCCAGGCCGCCAGTGCGGGCCTCGGCCTGGCCATGGGGTCAGCCTTGATGGTGCGCGACGAAATCGACAGCGGCCAACTGCAGGCCCCCTTCGGCTTCTTGCGCGACGGCTCTGCCTACCATCTGCTCAGCCCACATCCGCTGGACGATGGCGGCAAACGCCAGCGTTTCGCCGAATGGGTGATCGGCGAATGCCAGGCCTGTTTGGCTCACTTGGGCTTGATACAGAACGACGAGCCCGCACTGCCGTCGCCACCCCAGGTGCGGTAGCCGGCGGTGTCGATATGAATGCGACCTGACGGGTAGCGACCCAGGCCCATGTTCCAGGCCTGGCCATGTTGTTGCCAGAAACGGCACAGTGGATTGGGGTCGGCCCAGGCCGGCAACAGGATATCGACGGCGAATGCGCGGGTATGGGCGCTGTTGGCG
The sequence above is drawn from the Pseudomonas putida genome and encodes:
- a CDS encoding LysR substrate-binding domain-containing protein, with protein sequence MKLPPLNAFRYFDIAAETESFVRAAERLHVTHGAVSRQVRLLEESLGIELFERRNRAIFLTAAGRALQGTTQAMFEQLEGAVQRLQQQARDNVLVLSCEPTIAMRWLIPRLPRFHTAHPDLQLHLVAAGGPLDFTRSGVDLALRRDDFHWDRQLHHRKICDEWIGPVCRPGAVTGLDGQRLLHSRTRPSAWPTWLRLSEQLASHTEEHFYLSIQAASAGLGLAMGSALMVRDEIDSGQLQAPFGFLRDGSAYHLLSPHPLDDGGKRQRFAEWVIGECQACLAHLGLIQNDEPALPSPPQVR
- a CDS encoding LysE family translocator — encoded protein: MTELIAVALFTILAVISPGADFAMVTRSSYAQGRKAGLAAAVGIALGVQVHVLYTVLGIAVIISQSPSLFLFMKVVGAGYLIYLGYKSLTNATRISLDGIGQHTGASVWAALRTGFLTNALNPKTMLFVISAYTQVVQPGSPLALDFAYGAFMSFAHWVWFSLVAVFFSSTALRKAMIERQRLVDRVIGVALIGLGLAVAVTGVR